Proteins encoded within one genomic window of Pectobacterium araliae:
- the nrfF gene encoding heme lyase NrfEFG subunit NrfF: MTKPLALLLMLLVFSVQAQVVDTWVFSSQAQRQDALAIAGELRCPQCQNQSLLESNSPVAVSMRHEVFSMVEQGKDKSEIIAFMNQRYGDFVQYNPPMKMQTGILWFTPLLLLVAIVVIAWRVMRRQSRGARP, from the coding sequence ATGACTAAACCCCTTGCGCTTCTCCTTATGCTACTGGTTTTTTCTGTGCAGGCTCAGGTGGTCGATACCTGGGTATTTTCCAGTCAGGCACAGCGTCAGGATGCGTTGGCGATTGCTGGGGAATTACGCTGTCCGCAATGCCAGAACCAAAGTCTGCTGGAATCGAACTCACCTGTAGCAGTCAGCATGCGCCATGAGGTTTTTTCCATGGTGGAGCAGGGCAAAGATAAGTCAGAAATTATCGCGTTTATGAATCAGCGCTATGGCGATTTTGTTCAGTACAACCCACCGATGAAAATGCAAACCGGCATACTTTGGTTCACGCCGTTGCTCTTGCTGGTAGCGATTGTGGTTATTGCGTGGCGCGTGATGCGGCGACAGAGCCGAGGGGCGCGCCCATGA
- a CDS encoding alpha/beta hydrolase, with amino-acid sequence MNMKKISLSLLTFGVLAGVSVNASALPADFPVMPAATVPVSQYVTAVNADSSITFRLFSPTAKQVSVFTGSTPDSIVSHAMTKDESGVWSFKTPALAPNLYEYFFSVDGFRTIDTGTAFTKPQRQVNTSLILVPGSILDVRQVPHGELRTLTYHSKALKSERQVYVWTPPGYSESSKPLPVLYFYHGFGDTGASAVVQGRIPQIMDNLLAEKKIEPMLVVVPDTETDVPGIIPEAYPPQERRNVFYPRNALAADRELIHDIIPEIGKRFNVRQDANGRALAGLSQGGYQALVSGMSHLDHFGWLATFSGVTTETVPNTAVAAQFERPEQINRQLKNFTVVIGETDNITGKDIAGLKTVLEQKNIQFDCRHYPNLGHEMDVWRPAYSEFVQKLFK; translated from the coding sequence ATGAACATGAAGAAAATATCGTTATCATTATTAACTTTCGGGGTTCTGGCTGGCGTTTCTGTTAACGCATCGGCACTCCCTGCTGATTTTCCTGTTATGCCTGCGGCAACGGTTCCTGTAAGCCAGTACGTCACGGCGGTTAATGCCGATAGCAGCATTACTTTTCGCTTGTTTTCGCCTACAGCGAAACAGGTCAGTGTTTTTACTGGTTCGACGCCCGATAGCATCGTGTCCCATGCGATGACGAAAGATGAGTCCGGCGTGTGGTCGTTCAAAACGCCTGCGCTGGCACCGAACCTGTATGAATATTTCTTCAGCGTCGATGGTTTTCGTACCATCGATACTGGCACGGCGTTTACTAAACCACAGCGTCAGGTGAATACCAGTCTGATTCTGGTACCGGGGAGCATTCTGGATGTGCGTCAGGTACCACACGGTGAGTTAAGAACGCTGACCTATCACTCGAAAGCATTGAAATCAGAGCGTCAGGTCTATGTCTGGACGCCGCCGGGGTATAGCGAATCGTCAAAACCGCTGCCGGTGCTGTACTTCTATCATGGCTTCGGTGACACGGGCGCATCAGCCGTGGTGCAGGGGCGGATACCGCAGATAATGGATAACCTGCTGGCAGAGAAAAAAATTGAGCCAATGCTGGTCGTCGTCCCTGATACGGAAACCGACGTTCCGGGGATTATCCCTGAAGCGTATCCACCGCAGGAGCGCCGCAACGTGTTCTATCCGCGTAACGCGCTCGCGGCGGACAGGGAACTCATCCATGACATTATCCCCGAGATCGGCAAACGTTTTAATGTCCGTCAGGATGCAAACGGCAGAGCGCTGGCTGGGCTGTCTCAGGGCGGTTATCAGGCACTGGTATCCGGCATGAGCCACCTGGATCATTTCGGCTGGCTGGCAACGTTCAGCGGCGTGACCACAGAAACGGTGCCAAACACGGCGGTTGCGGCACAGTTTGAACGACCGGAGCAGATTAATCGGCAACTGAAGAACTTTACGGTGGTGATTGGCGAAACGGACAACATCACGGGTAAGGATATTGCTGGCCTGAAAACGGTACTGGAGCAGAAAAACATCCAGTTTGATTGCCGCCACTATCCTAACCTCGGCCATGAGATGGATGTCTGGCGGCCGGCCTACAGTGAATTTGTTCAGAAACTTTTTAAATAG
- the nrfC gene encoding cytochrome c nitrite reductase Fe-S protein, whose protein sequence is MSCSRRQFLARMGGLIALTSTAGQVVAQTLNINGVRYGMIHDESLCIGCTACMDACREVNQVPEGVSRLTIIRSEPIGTFPDVKYRFFRHSCQHCDHAPCVDVCPTGASFRDAASGIVDVNPDLCVGCQYCIAACPYQVRFIHPKTKTADKCDFCRKTNLKQGKLPACVLSCPTKALTFGNLDDPDSEISRLLRQQPTYRYKIALGTRPKVYRVPFKYGEVHQ, encoded by the coding sequence ATGAGTTGCTCTCGCCGTCAATTTCTTGCCCGTATGGGGGGGCTCATTGCCCTCACCAGTACGGCGGGGCAGGTTGTCGCACAGACGCTGAATATCAACGGCGTCCGCTACGGCATGATCCACGATGAATCGCTCTGTATCGGCTGTACGGCGTGCATGGACGCCTGCCGTGAGGTCAATCAGGTGCCGGAAGGCGTCTCACGTCTGACGATCATTCGCAGTGAACCGATCGGGACTTTCCCTGACGTGAAATATCGCTTTTTCCGTCACTCCTGTCAGCACTGCGATCATGCGCCCTGTGTTGACGTGTGTCCGACTGGGGCGTCGTTTCGCGATGCGGCAAGCGGCATCGTGGATGTGAATCCCGATCTGTGTGTAGGTTGCCAATACTGTATTGCTGCCTGCCCTTATCAAGTGCGCTTTATTCATCCGAAAACGAAAACGGCGGACAAGTGTGATTTTTGCCGCAAGACCAATCTGAAACAAGGGAAGCTACCTGCCTGTGTGCTGTCTTGTCCGACGAAGGCGCTGACGTTCGGTAACCTTGACGATCCTGACAGTGAGATTTCCCGCCTGCTTCGTCAACAGCCGACGTACCGCTACAAAATCGCGCTCGGCACTCGTCCTAAGGTTTATCGCGTACCGTTTAAATACGGGGAGGTTCATCAATGA
- the ccmB gene encoding heme exporter protein CcmB has product MRRLIARELRVALRNNAEILNPLWFFLIVIILFPLAIGPEPQLLMRVAPGVVWVAALLASLLGMDRLFRDDYQDGSLEQLILLPLPLPLVVLAKVVVHWMVSGLPLLLLSPLAALLFGLDSHGWWVMALTLLLCTPTLSFLGAIGAGLTVGLRRSGVLLSLLVLPLTIPLLIFATAAVEAAMMQLPVGGYLAILGAFLAGSATLSPFATAAALRVSIQ; this is encoded by the coding sequence ATGCGGCGGCTGATTGCTCGAGAGCTGCGCGTTGCGTTGCGCAATAACGCGGAAATTCTTAACCCGCTGTGGTTCTTCCTGATCGTCATCATCTTATTTCCTCTGGCTATTGGACCAGAGCCGCAGCTATTGATGCGTGTGGCACCCGGCGTGGTGTGGGTGGCGGCGTTGCTCGCTTCGCTGCTGGGGATGGATCGCCTTTTCCGCGATGACTATCAGGATGGCTCGCTGGAACAGCTGATACTGCTGCCTTTGCCGCTGCCGTTAGTGGTGCTGGCGAAAGTGGTGGTGCACTGGATGGTTAGCGGGTTGCCGCTGCTCCTGCTTTCGCCGCTGGCGGCGTTGCTGTTTGGGTTGGACAGCCACGGCTGGTGGGTAATGGCGTTAACGCTGTTGCTCTGTACGCCAACGCTCAGTTTTCTGGGTGCTATTGGCGCGGGATTAACGGTCGGGCTGCGCCGCAGCGGCGTGCTGTTAAGCCTGCTGGTTTTGCCGCTCACCATACCGTTGTTGATATTTGCGACGGCGGCGGTCGAGGCCGCGATGATGCAACTGCCGGTCGGTGGGTATCTGGCGATCCTCGGTGCCTTTCTGGCGGGCAGCGCCACCCTGAGCCCGTTTGCCACGGCGGCGGCGTTGCGGGTGAGCATTCAATAA
- a CDS encoding nucleoside hydrolase, with the protein MSIHRYFSRCAMLIVALPFFSVLTAQAQTSPFDVADHKQIRVIISADAKNEADDDFAVAHAVLTPTMQVKGLIAAHYSRTAPLMKRNGENSMMESYHELQRLMNVMGKTDVPVYRGATQALKTDGGAPALSEGAQMLIKEALKDDSHPLFVLVMGPITDIAAALQAEPTIASKMTVVWIGGMPYPKGGWEYNMFNDPVAANNVFKSQVPLWQVPHNVYMSVRVSLSELAVRVKPQGKVGEYLWQQLIEFNRAISETIKDVPWPKSEVWVLGDNPSVSLLLDDHEYHYTLVNAPQLNDDLTYVPQDNARQIRVYNAVDARFTLEDFYAKLTLAYGQGK; encoded by the coding sequence ATGTCTATTCACCGGTATTTTTCCCGATGTGCCATGTTGATCGTGGCGTTGCCCTTCTTCAGCGTGCTCACCGCTCAGGCACAAACGTCACCTTTTGACGTTGCCGATCATAAACAGATTCGCGTCATTATCAGCGCCGATGCGAAAAACGAGGCTGACGATGATTTTGCCGTTGCCCATGCGGTGCTGACGCCAACGATGCAGGTGAAAGGATTGATTGCTGCCCATTATTCGCGTACCGCGCCGTTGATGAAACGTAATGGCGAAAACAGCATGATGGAAAGCTATCATGAACTTCAACGCCTGATGAACGTAATGGGAAAGACTGACGTCCCTGTTTATCGCGGGGCAACGCAAGCGCTGAAAACCGACGGTGGTGCGCCTGCGTTGAGTGAGGGTGCGCAAATGCTGATCAAGGAGGCGTTAAAAGACGATTCGCATCCCCTGTTTGTGCTAGTCATGGGGCCGATTACGGATATCGCTGCCGCGCTACAGGCTGAACCGACGATCGCCAGCAAAATGACGGTGGTGTGGATTGGCGGTATGCCTTACCCGAAAGGCGGCTGGGAATACAACATGTTCAACGATCCGGTTGCGGCGAACAACGTATTCAAGTCTCAGGTGCCATTGTGGCAAGTGCCACATAATGTCTATATGTCCGTACGCGTCTCGCTGTCTGAGCTTGCCGTGCGCGTTAAGCCACAGGGGAAGGTCGGGGAGTACCTGTGGCAACAGCTAATCGAGTTTAATCGTGCAATTTCCGAAACCATCAAAGATGTTCCCTGGCCGAAAAGCGAAGTCTGGGTACTGGGTGATAATCCCTCGGTTTCTCTGCTGCTGGACGATCACGAATACCATTACACGCTGGTCAATGCCCCACAGTTAAACGACGATCTGACCTATGTACCGCAGGACAATGCGCGCCAGATTCGAGTGTATAACGCCGTTGATGCCCGCTTCACGCTGGAAGATTTCTACGCCAAGCTGACGTTAGCCTATGGTCAAGGGAAATAA
- the ccmA gene encoding cytochrome c biogenesis heme-transporting ATPase CcmA, which translates to MLEARDVVCIRDEHVLFSALSFTASAGDMVQIAGANGVGKTSLLRILSGLATPESGEICWQGQRINRIREQFNQQLLWLGHQPGIKSVLTGEENLRFFSPQQHQDALWQALAAVGLAGYEDVPVARLSAGQQRRVALARLWLTDVPLWILDEPLTALDVAGVEMLTQRMEHHIARGGIIILTTHQPLRPFAQDIRCIQLTPSEGTPSCGG; encoded by the coding sequence ATGTTAGAAGCGCGCGATGTGGTTTGCATACGCGATGAGCATGTGCTGTTCAGCGCGTTGTCGTTTACCGCCAGTGCGGGAGACATGGTGCAGATTGCCGGTGCCAACGGGGTGGGTAAAACATCGCTGTTGCGCATTTTAAGCGGTCTGGCGACGCCTGAATCGGGGGAAATCTGCTGGCAAGGTCAGCGCATCAACCGCATACGCGAGCAGTTTAATCAGCAGCTTCTGTGGTTAGGTCATCAGCCGGGCATCAAGAGCGTCCTGACGGGTGAAGAGAACCTGCGCTTTTTCTCTCCGCAGCAGCATCAGGATGCACTCTGGCAAGCGTTGGCCGCCGTCGGGCTGGCTGGCTATGAAGACGTGCCCGTGGCGCGCCTCTCGGCGGGGCAACAGCGCCGTGTTGCACTGGCACGTTTGTGGCTCACCGACGTCCCGCTGTGGATTCTGGATGAACCACTGACCGCGCTTGACGTAGCGGGCGTCGAAATGCTGACACAGCGCATGGAGCACCATATTGCGCGCGGCGGCATTATCATTTTAACCACCCATCAGCCGCTGCGTCCGTTCGCTCAGGATATTCGCTGTATCCAGCTTACGCCGAGTGAGGGAACCCCATCATGCGGCGGCTGA
- a CDS encoding heme lyase CcmF/NrfE family subunit, translated as MLLLPEFGYVALSLAVCVGVATALLTFSGYSLRWSGTYRLARCWTLVLFGLVLFAFIALTLSVVQDDFSVNYVAQHSHRDLPLGLKIAAVWGGHEGSLLLWLLCLTGWSAAFACRYRKAESDLFPLTLAMLAVIATALLVFIVFFSDPFVRLFPPAVAGRDLNPMLQHIGLILHPPLLYLGYGGLTVSAALALAALIHGEFTAPAAWICWRWTLPAWSLLTLGIILGSWWAYNELGWGGWWFWDPVENASLLPWLTASALLHSLSVTRMRGIFRHWSLILALLTFILCQLGTLIVRSGILVSVHAFALEHDRAVPLFILFACLSMVALAVYGWCAQLVHSAARFSGWSREMAILLVLLLFSAVALVVLLGTLYPMIYGLAGWGKISVGAPYFNRVLLPFGGLMLLLIGAAAGGYWKRSARWPVRRFDVTLAIGVIITLVLWPHGYAVALAAGLIGWVMAAQWLQPLSAIRQQLPALLAHSGVALFALGIAFSAGSKQEISANVGQGEQVTLGDYHFRFLQLELVAAQNYTAEQAVIAIYRGDSPIARIMPERRYYNARKQQMVEPGIAWEPIREWYAVMGEKTGENRYAMRFYVQTGVRWVWGGGMLMVVGALLGWFRGRRADD; from the coding sequence ATGTTGCTATTGCCAGAATTTGGGTATGTCGCGCTGTCGCTGGCGGTTTGCGTCGGTGTGGCGACGGCGTTGCTGACATTTTCAGGCTACTCCCTGCGCTGGTCGGGTACTTACCGACTGGCGCGGTGCTGGACGTTGGTACTGTTTGGCCTCGTGCTGTTTGCGTTTATCGCGCTGACGCTGAGCGTGGTACAGGATGATTTTTCTGTTAATTACGTCGCCCAGCATAGCCATCGTGATTTACCGCTGGGGCTAAAAATTGCGGCGGTCTGGGGCGGGCATGAAGGCTCGTTGTTGCTGTGGCTGCTATGTTTAACCGGTTGGAGCGCCGCGTTCGCCTGTCGCTATCGTAAGGCGGAGAGCGATCTGTTTCCGCTGACGCTGGCGATGCTGGCCGTGATCGCGACTGCGTTGCTGGTGTTCATTGTCTTTTTCTCCGATCCCTTTGTGCGTCTCTTCCCGCCTGCGGTGGCGGGGAGAGATCTCAACCCCATGTTGCAACACATTGGCCTTATCCTTCATCCGCCGTTGCTCTATCTGGGCTATGGCGGGTTAACCGTGAGTGCGGCGCTGGCGTTAGCCGCCCTGATTCATGGTGAGTTTACTGCGCCAGCCGCCTGGATTTGCTGGCGCTGGACACTGCCCGCCTGGAGCCTGTTAACGCTGGGCATTATCCTCGGATCGTGGTGGGCCTATAACGAACTGGGCTGGGGCGGATGGTGGTTCTGGGATCCGGTAGAGAACGCCTCGCTGCTCCCGTGGCTTACGGCCAGCGCATTACTGCACAGCCTGTCTGTCACCCGCATGCGCGGCATCTTCCGACATTGGTCGCTGATACTGGCGTTGCTGACGTTCATTTTATGCCAGTTGGGCACGCTGATTGTGCGCTCCGGGATACTGGTGTCGGTTCATGCGTTCGCGCTCGAACATGACCGTGCGGTGCCTCTCTTTATTCTGTTCGCCTGCTTGAGTATGGTGGCGTTGGCGGTTTATGGCTGGTGTGCTCAGCTTGTCCATTCTGCTGCCCGTTTCTCCGGCTGGTCGCGGGAAATGGCGATATTGCTGGTGCTGCTGTTATTCAGTGCCGTCGCGCTGGTGGTATTACTTGGCACGCTTTACCCGATGATCTATGGGCTGGCGGGCTGGGGGAAAATCTCGGTAGGTGCGCCCTATTTCAACCGCGTGCTCTTGCCCTTCGGTGGCCTGATGCTGTTGCTCATCGGGGCAGCGGCGGGCGGCTACTGGAAACGCAGTGCGCGATGGCCAGTCCGGCGTTTCGACGTGACGCTGGCTATCGGCGTCATTATCACGCTGGTCTTATGGCCGCATGGGTACGCCGTCGCGTTGGCTGCGGGTCTGATCGGCTGGGTTATGGCCGCACAGTGGTTACAGCCGCTGTCGGCGATACGTCAGCAGCTTCCTGCATTGTTGGCACATTCGGGCGTGGCGTTATTTGCTCTGGGCATCGCGTTCTCTGCGGGCAGCAAGCAGGAAATCAGCGCCAATGTGGGTCAGGGAGAACAGGTCACGCTGGGCGACTACCATTTCCGATTTTTACAGCTGGAGTTAGTCGCAGCACAGAATTACACCGCCGAGCAGGCCGTGATTGCGATTTATCGTGGCGACTCACCGATCGCCCGCATCATGCCGGAACGTCGTTATTACAACGCACGTAAACAGCAGATGGTTGAACCGGGCATTGCCTGGGAGCCAATCAGAGAATGGTATGCCGTGATGGGAGAGAAAACTGGCGAAAACCGCTATGCGATGCGTTTCTATGTGCAAACCGGTGTTCGCTGGGTATGGGGCGGTGGCATGCTGATGGTTGTGGGCGCGCTGCTGGGGTGGTTCCGAGGGAGACGGGCCGATGACTAA
- the nrfA gene encoding ammonia-forming nitrite reductase cytochrome c552 subunit, with amino-acid sequence MVRISMSVSYLWGMVASLFLLIPAYSADAPVSPPLAPIEARNSVFTNQHPDQFNSWKATTEQSERHDALAEDPMMVVLWAGYPFSRDYNKPRGHAYAITDVRETLRTGAPKTAEDGPLPMACWSCKSPDVARLIQQEGEDGYFKGKWARGGPEITNDLGCADCHDTASPDFAQGKPALTLSRPYAERAMETLGKPFDSASRFGQQSMVCGQCHVEYYFSGKDKAVKFPWDNGTKVEDMEKYYDAISFSDWTNSLSRAPMLKAQHPEYETWSIGIHGKNNVTCIDCHMPKVKNADGKLYTDHKIGNPFDNYGETCTNCHTQDKAAMQTVVAERKTAIQELKLKAEEQLVHAHFEAKAAWDAGATEAEMQPILMDIRHAQWRWDLAVASHGIHMHAPDEGLRMLGTSLSKSAEARTKLVRLLAQKGVTGEVKLPDISTKEKAQQAIGLNMQQINAEKQDFLNTVVPQWDEQARKAGRLN; translated from the coding sequence ATGGTCAGGATAAGCATGTCAGTCTCCTATCTATGGGGCATGGTAGCCAGTCTCTTTCTACTGATTCCAGCCTATTCCGCTGATGCTCCGGTGTCACCACCACTCGCCCCGATAGAAGCAAGAAACTCCGTATTCACTAATCAACACCCCGATCAGTTCAACTCGTGGAAAGCGACCACTGAACAGTCTGAACGTCATGATGCGTTGGCAGAAGACCCCATGATGGTGGTCCTCTGGGCGGGTTACCCCTTTTCCAGAGACTATAACAAGCCGCGCGGCCATGCCTACGCCATAACGGACGTGCGCGAAACGCTGCGTACCGGTGCACCGAAGACGGCTGAAGATGGCCCGTTGCCGATGGCGTGCTGGAGCTGTAAAAGCCCGGATGTCGCCCGCTTGATCCAACAGGAGGGTGAGGACGGCTACTTCAAAGGTAAGTGGGCGCGGGGCGGGCCGGAGATTACTAACGATCTCGGCTGTGCAGATTGCCATGACACCGCATCCCCGGATTTTGCTCAGGGCAAGCCGGCGTTGACGCTGTCCCGCCCATATGCGGAACGCGCAATGGAAACCCTTGGCAAGCCGTTTGACAGCGCCAGCCGGTTCGGGCAGCAGTCCATGGTCTGTGGACAGTGCCACGTGGAGTATTATTTTTCCGGTAAAGACAAAGCCGTGAAGTTCCCATGGGATAACGGCACGAAAGTCGAAGACATGGAAAAATACTATGACGCTATTTCCTTCTCCGACTGGACCAATTCCCTTTCCCGCGCGCCGATGCTGAAAGCCCAACATCCAGAGTATGAAACCTGGAGCATTGGTATTCACGGTAAAAACAACGTGACCTGTATCGACTGCCATATGCCGAAAGTGAAAAACGCAGACGGCAAGCTGTATACCGATCACAAGATAGGTAACCCCTTCGACAACTACGGCGAAACCTGTACCAATTGCCACACGCAGGATAAAGCGGCAATGCAGACGGTTGTTGCTGAACGTAAAACAGCGATTCAGGAATTAAAACTGAAAGCAGAAGAGCAATTGGTTCATGCGCACTTTGAGGCTAAAGCGGCCTGGGATGCCGGTGCAACCGAAGCAGAAATGCAGCCGATTCTGATGGATATCCGTCATGCGCAGTGGCGTTGGGATCTGGCGGTTGCCTCTCACGGTATTCACATGCATGCGCCGGATGAAGGCTTACGGATGCTCGGCACCTCGCTGAGTAAATCCGCCGAGGCGAGAACCAAACTGGTTCGTCTGTTGGCACAAAAAGGGGTGACAGGCGAAGTCAAGCTGCCGGATATCTCGACGAAAGAGAAAGCGCAGCAGGCGATTGGGCTCAACATGCAGCAGATCAACGCCGAAAAACAGGATTTCCTGAATACGGTAGTGCCGCAGTGGGATGAGCAAGCGCGTAAAGCGGGACGACTGAACTAA
- the nrfD gene encoding cytochrome c nitrite reductase subunit NrfD, whose product MTPVSSSAFHFDSLVWDWPIAIYLFLVGISAGLVTLSALLRRYHPEQATADSTLMRTTLILAPCTIILGLLILVFHLTRPWTFWKLMFHYSFTSVMSVGVMLFQVYMAALAVWLINIFSEQAIALQQRWLPKLSILPKVLSWLAPMQKSLDIVMLLLAVMLGAYTGFLLSALKTYPLLNNPILPALFLFSGVSSGAAVALIAMACRYRRNPHSEEAHFVHRVEMPVVWLEIFLLFAFFIGLALGDDGKQRALVAAVGGGFWAMWFWLGVVGIGLVIPLLLKSWANRQHSHYGVLAVCGMSLVGVLLLRFFILYAGQLTVV is encoded by the coding sequence ATGACGCCCGTGTCTTCAAGCGCATTCCATTTTGATTCGTTAGTCTGGGACTGGCCGATTGCGATTTACCTGTTTTTGGTCGGCATCTCTGCGGGGCTGGTGACGCTGTCGGCCTTACTGCGGCGCTACCATCCTGAGCAGGCAACCGCCGACAGTACGTTAATGCGCACGACGCTGATTCTTGCACCGTGCACCATCATTCTGGGATTGCTGATTCTGGTCTTCCACCTGACGCGCCCCTGGACGTTCTGGAAGCTCATGTTTCATTACAGCTTTACCTCGGTGATGTCCGTTGGGGTCATGCTGTTTCAGGTTTACATGGCGGCGTTGGCAGTCTGGCTGATCAACATTTTTAGCGAGCAGGCTATAGCACTGCAACAACGCTGGCTGCCGAAGCTGAGTATCCTGCCTAAGGTGCTCAGCTGGCTGGCTCCGATGCAGAAATCGCTGGATATCGTGATGTTACTGTTGGCGGTGATGTTAGGGGCTTATACCGGTTTTTTACTCTCCGCGCTGAAGACCTATCCGCTGCTGAATAACCCGATTTTACCCGCGCTATTCCTGTTTTCGGGGGTGTCCTCCGGTGCCGCTGTCGCGCTGATCGCCATGGCCTGCCGCTATCGCCGCAATCCGCATAGCGAAGAAGCGCACTTTGTACACCGTGTCGAAATGCCGGTCGTGTGGCTAGAAATCTTCTTACTGTTTGCGTTCTTTATCGGCCTTGCTTTAGGGGACGATGGGAAGCAGCGGGCGCTAGTGGCTGCCGTGGGCGGCGGGTTCTGGGCCATGTGGTTCTGGCTGGGCGTGGTAGGGATTGGATTGGTCATTCCCTTGCTGCTCAAGTCATGGGCTAACCGACAGCATTCGCACTATGGGGTGCTGGCGGTTTGTGGCATGAGTCTGGTGGGGGTCTTGCTGCTGCGCTTCTTTATCCTCTATGCGGGGCAGTTAACCGTTGTCTAA
- the nrfG gene encoding heme lyase NrfEFG subunit NrfG, translating to MSLLEVLIAAVAIILITGLLWPLLPLRKPENDDTLPRLAERIWHFQCEQAGKHLSEHEAKMLGRELSHDLPLISRPSFTSRPMPTIAVVVAVIVIFLSSAALYALSPRGELVQAERQRLADPLHDFSDAQQQEKQLTTLQDNIRKTPGNSVLWAELGEYYLYRNAYDNALRAYRQAIALKGDSAELYSALATVLYYQSGQAVTPPMQEMVDKALALDANEVTALMLLASDAFLKADYARAITIWQRLLDTYSPRVNRVQLIEAINTATLLKNSQK from the coding sequence ATGAGCCTGTTAGAGGTATTGATCGCCGCTGTCGCCATTATTCTGATTACCGGACTGCTGTGGCCGCTATTGCCCCTACGCAAGCCGGAGAACGACGACACGCTACCGCGTTTAGCGGAGCGCATCTGGCATTTTCAGTGTGAACAGGCAGGAAAGCATCTGTCCGAGCATGAGGCAAAGATGCTGGGGCGCGAACTGTCGCACGATCTGCCGCTAATATCACGTCCCTCCTTCACGTCGCGTCCGATGCCCACCATCGCCGTTGTGGTTGCCGTCATCGTTATTTTCTTGAGTAGTGCGGCGCTCTACGCGCTAAGCCCGCGCGGCGAGCTCGTCCAAGCGGAGCGCCAGCGGCTTGCCGATCCGCTACACGATTTTAGCGACGCGCAGCAACAGGAAAAACAGCTTACTACCTTGCAGGACAACATTCGTAAAACACCGGGCAACAGCGTCCTCTGGGCTGAGCTAGGTGAATATTATCTTTACCGTAATGCCTACGACAACGCGCTGCGGGCTTATCGGCAGGCGATTGCGTTGAAGGGCGACAGCGCGGAACTGTATTCGGCACTGGCGACGGTGCTGTATTACCAGTCCGGTCAGGCTGTTACGCCGCCGATGCAGGAGATGGTCGATAAAGCGCTGGCGCTGGATGCCAATGAAGTGACGGCGCTAATGCTGCTAGCGTCTGATGCGTTCCTGAAAGCGGACTATGCCCGCGCGATTACGATTTGGCAGCGCTTACTGGATACCTACAGTCCGCGGGTTAATCGCGTCCAGTTGATCGAGGCGATCAACACGGCAACGCTGCTGAAGAACAGCCAGAAATAG
- the nrfB gene encoding cytochrome c nitrite reductase pentaheme subunit, giving the protein MSVLRSLLTAGVLVSGMLWALPGLTQPAPQAEKGERWEVMPQRNPDEACLQCHKPEEDGMQGKHASAVNPHNQQQVTCTNCHGKPSLLHREGVKDVMRFNFPMYKVEEQNSVCMSCHTPEQLQKSFWPHDVHVAKVACASCHQLHPTQDSMQTLNDKSRIKLCVDCHSDQRNNPDFNPASVHLGNKRQP; this is encoded by the coding sequence ATGAGCGTATTACGTTCGTTATTGACTGCCGGGGTGCTGGTATCAGGCATGCTTTGGGCCTTGCCAGGGCTGACGCAGCCCGCACCTCAGGCGGAAAAAGGAGAGCGCTGGGAGGTCATGCCACAACGCAATCCCGATGAGGCGTGTCTACAGTGCCATAAACCGGAAGAGGATGGCATGCAGGGCAAACATGCCTCTGCCGTCAACCCGCACAATCAACAGCAGGTGACCTGTACGAATTGTCATGGCAAGCCATCGCTGCTGCACCGCGAAGGCGTTAAAGATGTCATGCGCTTTAACTTCCCGATGTATAAGGTGGAAGAGCAAAACAGCGTCTGCATGTCATGCCATACCCCGGAGCAGTTGCAGAAATCGTTTTGGCCACACGATGTGCATGTCGCGAAAGTGGCCTGTGCCAGTTGCCACCAGTTGCACCCCACGCAAGACAGTATGCAGACGCTGAACGACAAGAGCCGCATCAAACTGTGCGTGGATTGCCATAGCGATCAGCGCAATAACCCAGACTTCAACCCAGCCTCAGTGCATCTGGGTAATAAGAGGCAGCCATGA